A window of Desulfobacterales bacterium genomic DNA:
TATTATTTTGGTAGCGGGGGGCGGATTCGAACCACCGACCTTCGGGTTATGAGCCCGACGAGCTACCAGACTGCTCCACCCCGCATCAGTTTATTTTTAAGGTGGAAATAGATAGTCATTTCTGGGGAATTAGTCAAGCGCTTTCTTTGGGTCGTTGATGCGGTTATGCAATCGTTCTGCTATAGCGGCGATGTTGTCAGTCGATGGATGCGTTTTTTTAGATCGGCATATTCTGCTTCAGATGGGGGTGTCTGTTTGGGTTTTAACAGAATCGTTTTAGTCCGGCGATGTTTTCCGGATACGATTTCCAGAGAAGAAGGCGCTACTGACAGGCACTTGGCCAAGAATTTAAGGCAAGCTTTGTTGGCTGCCCCGTCAACCGGAGGGGCCGTCAATTTGATTTTAATACTGTCCGCATGCAAACCAACGATCATGTTTTTTGACGATCGGGGTTGAACAAGAACTTTAAATAATATGCCTTGCGGATTTTCCCTAAGAAAAACCATCTGATTAATTATTTTTGATCTCGTTAATGATGCGGGTGGCGGAGATGTCTTCGGTGACAGGGATAATTTCTATGCGCCCACCGAAACGTTCCACGATGTCACGCCCCAAAACGGCGTCGGCTTCGTAATTGCTGCCTTTGGTAAGCACAGCCGGGCGCAGGGTTTCAATCAGCTTGCCCAATTGGTCAGATGAAAAGGCAACCACATAATCCACGCTGTCCAGAGCGCTGATGATTCGCAAACGCTCGTATGCTTTGATCACCGGGCGTCCGGGGCCTTTGAGTTTTTCTATGGAAGCGTCGTCATCAATGGCGACCACCAGTACATCGCCCAGTTGCTTGGATGCAGACAGTAGCTTAATGTGCCCGACATGCAGCAGGTCAAAGCATCCATTGGTCAGCACGATGCGTTTGCCGGTTTTATGAAGTTTTTGCGCAACAGCTGAAAGCTCTGCCACCGTTTTTTGTTTGGATAAGGTGGGATCTGGAATCAAATTCAGTTCGGCGGCCAGCTCCGCGGCCGAAACGGTGGCGGTGCCCACCTTGCCGACAACGATTCCAGCAGCTGTGTTTGCCAGTGCAACCGCTTGCTTGGGTGTATAACCAGCTGCAATTCCCAGGCCCAAAACAGCCAACACCGTATCACCGGCACCTGACACATCGAACACCTGGCGGGCCTTTGTGCCGATGCGGTAAGGGCGAGCCATACCTTCAAAATAGACCATGCCGTCTTTGCCGCAGGTGACCAGAATTCTATCGATGCCGATTTTATCCATTAGACGCCTGGCAGCTTCTGTCAGGGTCTGTTCATCAACAATATCGATACCTGCCGCTAGGGCGGTTTCTTTTTGATTGGGTGTAATGACGGATGCCCCGGCATATTTTTCAAAATTAAGACCTTTCGGGTCGACAATAAGCAGTTTGCCGTGCTGTTGCGCAGCCGCAGCTAATTGTTTCATCAGCGCGCTGGTAACAAGCCCCTTGCCGTAATCAGAAACCAGGATCACATCGCATCCGACCATCATTTCTTGCGCACAGCGCGAAACCTGGTCACCTATGGGCTGACTGATTTCAGTTTTAACTTCTTTGTCATATCGAAGCACATGTTGATGATTGGCAATGACGCGGGTTTTACGCGTCGTCGGTCGCTGCGCGTCCCGGATGATTCCTGCGGTGTCAACAGCCAAGCGATTCAACTGGTCAAGAACCCGTTGACCGTCAGATCCGGAACCGATCACACCGACGGCAGAGACGTTGGCCTCCAGGGCTGCAAGGTTGCTGATGACATTACCAGCGCCACCAAGCGTGTGCTCCTCGCTGGTAACCGATACCACCTGAACAGGCGCTTCCGGTGAAATGCGCTGGGCTTGGCCCCAAAGATAGGCATCCAACATCAAATCGCCCACTACAAGGATGCGACATCCTGCCATTTTTTTCATATCGATTGTCATTTCGTCGGGTTTCCAGGGAAATGAAATTTAATGCTAACGATGCGCTGATATGGCGACATCCACCTTAGTTTAAGGTTTTTGACTATTTTTCTCAATGATTTCTTTGATAAACTTGGGTGGGCGAACCACTTTGCCGTCACGATTCAGGCAGGCATGTTTGGTATATCCCTGGGCCAGAAGGGTTTGATCGTCTTGGTTGAATATCTGATAGTCAAATTTAATAGCGCTTTTTAGGCCGGTGTCCAGCACCGTTTCGATGACTAAAAGATCGTCATACTTTGCCGGTGACAGGTATTTACAATAGGTTTCTGCTACCGGTAAAAATAACCCCCGACTCTCAGCCTCCAGATAGGTAAGACCCATGGATCGGAATAGTTCGTTACGACCCATTTCAAACCATCTGAAGTAGTTGCCATAATATGCCTGGCCCATGTTATCCGTGTCGCCATAAATCACACGGCAGGTGGTTTTATGCGTGAGCATGACTGTCCTCGATATCAAGGCTCCTGTCAATTGATAATTTTTTGGATTTCATGCGTTATTTCAGCATAGGTTGTCGTTACCGGAAACTGTGGGAATTCTGCTTCTACATTATCAGGCGGGCGAAACAAAATGGCCTTTTCAGCCACCTGGAGCATGGTGATGTCATTATATGAATCGCCAATGGCAATCACCTTATAGTTCAGATTTTGAAGCGCACTGGCCACCATTTTTTTGCCATCTTTTTGCCGCAGCACATAATTGGAAATCTTTCCATCGGCTGCAACCGAAAGGGTGTTGCAAAAAAGCGTTGGCCAGCCCAGCTTCTCAAGCAATGGGCTGGCAAATTCCACATAGGTGTCCGAAACAATAATAACCTGAAGCTGAGATCGGAGCCAGTTCAGAAAATCCAAGGCGCCTTCCAATGGCGCCATTTTAGCGATGACCGCCTGGATATCCTGAAGTTTCAAACCGTGTTTATCCAAAATGGCAAGCCGCTTTTTCATCAACACGTCATAGTCGGATATATCGCGGGTCGTT
This region includes:
- a CDS encoding DUF167 domain-containing protein — encoded protein: MVFLRENPQGILFKVLVQPRSSKNMIVGLHADSIKIKLTAPPVDGAANKACLKFLAKCLSVAPSSLEIVSGKHRRTKTILLKPKQTPPSEAEYADLKKRIHRLTTSPL
- a CDS encoding thioesterase family protein; this encodes MLTHKTTCRVIYGDTDNMGQAYYGNYFRWFEMGRNELFRSMGLTYLEAESRGLFLPVAETYCKYLSPAKYDDLLVIETVLDTGLKSAIKFDYQIFNQDDQTLLAQGYTKHACLNRDGKVVRPPKFIKEIIEKNSQKP
- the thrH gene encoding bifunctional phosphoserine phosphatase/homoserine phosphotransferase ThrH, whose protein sequence is MYIVCADMEGIFTPEIWINVAERTGIDELRLTTRDISDYDVLMKKRLAILDKHGLKLQDIQAVIAKMAPLEGALDFLNWLRSQLQVIIVSDTYVEFASPLLEKLGWPTLFCNTLSVAADGKISNYVLRQKDGKKMVASALQNLNYKVIAIGDSYNDITMLQVAEKAILFRPPDNVEAEFPQFPVTTTYAEITHEIQKIIN
- the rfaE1 gene encoding D-glycero-beta-D-manno-heptose-7-phosphate kinase, translating into MKKMAGCRILVVGDLMLDAYLWGQAQRISPEAPVQVVSVTSEEHTLGGAGNVISNLAALEANVSAVGVIGSGSDGQRVLDQLNRLAVDTAGIIRDAQRPTTRKTRVIANHQHVLRYDKEVKTEISQPIGDQVSRCAQEMMVGCDVILVSDYGKGLVTSALMKQLAAAAQQHGKLLIVDPKGLNFEKYAGASVITPNQKETALAAGIDIVDEQTLTEAARRLMDKIGIDRILVTCGKDGMVYFEGMARPYRIGTKARQVFDVSGAGDTVLAVLGLGIAAGYTPKQAVALANTAAGIVVGKVGTATVSAAELAAELNLIPDPTLSKQKTVAELSAVAQKLHKTGKRIVLTNGCFDLLHVGHIKLLSASKQLGDVLVVAIDDDASIEKLKGPGRPVIKAYERLRIISALDSVDYVVAFSSDQLGKLIETLRPAVLTKGSNYEADAVLGRDIVERFGGRIEIIPVTEDISATRIINEIKNN